One Dokdonia sp. Dokd-P16 genomic window carries:
- a CDS encoding tRNA dihydrouridine synthase, with protein sequence MPYTLLSSPLQGFTDFRFRNAQQQFFGGIDTYYAPYIRLNGKMAIKGSYQRDLDPAANTTLEVIPQVMTASADEFMFVIKYIESLGYTELNWNLGCPYPMVTKSGMGSGLICNTEKIDHILDRAHSESNVTISMKMRLGYESPNEILESFKVLDKYPLKNVAIHARLGKQLYKGGVDLESFQKCIDVAKHTLYYNGDITSVEQFRKMRELFPSIEHFMIGRGLIADPFLPSMIKADTTEYPAKRWETFRAFHDTIYEQYDAALSGPTPIKMKMLGFWEFFSQSTHNPQKVYKAIKKAGNPVKYKQAVGEIIAAQRRAQ encoded by the coding sequence ATGCCTTATACCCTTCTTTCCTCACCACTACAAGGCTTTACAGACTTTAGATTCCGTAATGCGCAACAGCAATTTTTTGGTGGTATAGACACCTACTACGCGCCATACATACGTCTCAACGGGAAGATGGCGATAAAGGGTTCTTATCAACGTGATCTTGATCCTGCGGCAAATACTACACTTGAGGTAATCCCACAGGTGATGACGGCAAGTGCAGATGAGTTTATGTTTGTGATTAAATATATAGAATCACTGGGCTACACGGAGCTCAACTGGAACTTAGGTTGCCCCTACCCGATGGTTACAAAAAGCGGAATGGGTTCTGGGCTTATCTGTAACACAGAAAAAATTGATCACATTCTTGATCGTGCACATAGCGAGTCTAATGTGACCATCTCTATGAAAATGCGCCTAGGTTATGAGAGCCCAAATGAGATTTTAGAATCTTTTAAAGTGCTAGATAAATATCCGCTTAAAAATGTGGCTATTCATGCGCGACTTGGTAAACAGCTGTATAAAGGTGGCGTTGATCTTGAAAGTTTCCAGAAATGTATAGACGTTGCAAAACACACCCTATACTACAATGGTGATATTACAAGCGTCGAGCAGTTTAGAAAAATGCGCGAACTATTTCCTTCTATCGAGCATTTTATGATAGGTAGAGGTCTCATTGCAGATCCGTTTTTGCCAAGCATGATTAAAGCAGATACGACGGAGTATCCTGCAAAGCGATGGGAAACTTTTAGAGCTTTTCACGATACCATTTACGAGCAATATGATGCTGCCCTTTCTGGTCCTACACCTATCAAGATGAAAATGCTAGGTTTCTGGGAGTTTTTCTCTCAGTCTACTCACAATCCGCAAAAGGTGTACAAAGCCATTAAAAAGGCTGGAAATCCTGTAAAATATAAACAAGCCGTTGGCGAAATTATCGCTGCACAACGCAGAGCGCAGTAA
- a CDS encoding alpha-amylase family glycosyl hydrolase: MKSTIPNGVMLNAYPDSIGKKLSDTVALLQRPELQDVFSLFYVLPTFFNSDLDRGFSIVDYNINTELVSQEDLDALKKLDVMLKFDIVLNHLSVGSPQFKDILEKGDASPYKDFFIDWNAFWEGNTASYNNGVAVPKKEHLNKLFMRKPGLPVLKVLFPDGTERPYWNTFYQQITYHAITVEDLETLNELSEEDKKDTVALVNNAIAGGFDISEVRFRESVTPHLPKLLQMIEQQRSYLGQMDVNGNSEMVWDFYDETLKKVADFGCKILRLDAFAYLHKEVGETNFFNKPGTWTYLERINQIAQKYDLTLLPEIHSEYGLGLHDEVASEGYQIYDFFFPGLVIHTIETGDTAAFIKWAQEVIAKGYKTVNMLGCHDGIPVLDLKGITDAQGNNHPGLLKDAEIEHIIETILDRGGRVKNIYDPEGNKISYYQVNATFYSALGEDDRKLLLARALQIFMPGIPQVWYLDLFAGKNDYEAADAAGTGGHKEINRTTLTQEDIERGLEKQVVLLQLDMLRLRNTSTAFSGDMAIASHDNGKLEISWKSDTETATLQANLTDHSFTITHVSNGVKKMIMNL, translated from the coding sequence ATGAAGTCAACAATCCCAAACGGTGTAATGCTTAATGCATACCCAGATAGTATAGGAAAAAAATTAAGCGATACCGTAGCTTTACTGCAACGCCCAGAATTACAGGATGTATTCTCCCTATTTTACGTCTTACCTACATTTTTTAATAGCGACCTAGATCGCGGATTTTCGATTGTTGATTACAACATCAATACAGAGCTTGTCTCGCAAGAGGATCTCGATGCGCTTAAAAAACTAGATGTCATGCTTAAGTTTGACATTGTACTTAATCACCTATCTGTAGGCTCACCACAGTTTAAGGATATTCTAGAAAAGGGTGATGCATCACCATACAAAGACTTTTTTATTGATTGGAATGCCTTCTGGGAGGGCAACACAGCTTCTTACAACAACGGCGTAGCAGTTCCCAAAAAGGAACATCTCAATAAATTATTTATGCGCAAGCCAGGTCTGCCTGTGCTTAAAGTGTTATTTCCCGATGGTACAGAACGTCCATACTGGAATACTTTCTATCAGCAAATTACGTATCACGCGATAACAGTTGAAGACTTAGAAACTTTAAACGAACTGTCAGAAGAAGATAAAAAGGATACCGTAGCGCTCGTAAATAATGCGATTGCTGGTGGATTTGATATTTCTGAAGTGCGCTTTCGCGAAAGCGTAACACCTCACCTACCTAAGCTTTTACAGATGATAGAGCAACAACGTTCTTACCTAGGGCAAATGGATGTGAATGGAAACTCGGAAATGGTGTGGGATTTTTATGATGAAACACTAAAAAAAGTAGCCGATTTTGGTTGTAAAATCTTGCGTCTTGATGCCTTTGCTTATTTGCATAAAGAAGTGGGCGAAACTAACTTTTTCAACAAACCAGGTACGTGGACATATCTAGAGCGTATCAACCAGATTGCTCAAAAATATGATCTTACTTTATTGCCAGAAATTCACTCAGAATATGGATTAGGCCTACACGACGAAGTAGCTTCTGAAGGATACCAAATCTATGACTTCTTTTTCCCTGGGCTTGTTATTCACACCATTGAAACTGGAGACACTGCAGCTTTTATAAAATGGGCACAAGAAGTTATTGCAAAAGGTTATAAAACCGTAAATATGCTAGGTTGCCATGACGGGATTCCCGTACTCGACCTTAAAGGAATTACAGATGCTCAAGGAAACAACCATCCAGGACTGCTCAAAGACGCCGAAATTGAACACATTATTGAAACGATATTAGATCGTGGCGGACGTGTAAAGAATATCTATGATCCCGAAGGGAATAAAATCTCCTACTATCAAGTAAACGCTACGTTTTACAGCGCCTTAGGCGAAGATGACCGCAAGCTTCTACTTGCTCGTGCTTTACAAATATTTATGCCTGGAATCCCGCAGGTTTGGTATCTAGACCTTTTTGCAGGAAAGAATGATTATGAGGCGGCAGACGCTGCTGGTACTGGAGGTCATAAAGAAATTAATAGAACAACATTAACACAAGAAGACATTGAGCGCGGACTAGAAAAACAAGTCGTATTATTACAATTAGACATGCTGCGCTTGCGTAATACATCTACTGCATTTTCTGGCGATATGGCGATAGCTAGTCATGATAATGGAAAATTAGAAATTAGCTGGAAAAGCGATACAGAAACCGCCACACTACAAGCAAATCTCACAGATCACTCATTTACAATTACTCATGTTTCTAATGGTGTAAAAAAGATGATAATGAACTTGTAA
- a CDS encoding M20/M25/M40 family metallo-hydrolase, translating into MKLKYSTLALGLVLSTSLFAQKDNPTVQALIKEATTNSQLETLAHEITDVLGPRLVGTPQMQAANDWAVAQYKSWGIEARNEQYGEWRGWERGISHIDMLEPRVQSLRGTQLAWNPSTSKEGVTAEVITLPTVKDAKDFEKWLKNVKGKIVLLSMPQITGRPDYNWEEFATEKSFAKMKRQRDSLSNLWNDNIQRTGFTNRGLPEALENAGAVGIVTSNWSRGFGVNKIFSARTKKIPTVDLELEDYGMLYRLAESGHTPKINITAISKELGAVPAFNTIAEIKGTEKPEEYVILSAHFDSWDGGTGATDNGTGTLVMMEAMRILKKIYPNPKRTILVGHWGSEEQGLNGSRAFVEDHPEIVAKVQASFNQDNGTGRVVRLNGGGFLRSYDYLNRWLNAVPNEITDEIETTFPGAPARGGSDYASFQAAGAPGFSLSSLNWSYWNYTWHTNRDTYDKIVFDDIQNNVILTAILTYMASEDPEFTSRERAVLPIDRRSGEPGEWPTTKSPTRKGGMD; encoded by the coding sequence ATGAAATTAAAATACAGCACGCTAGCGCTAGGACTTGTATTAAGCACTTCGCTATTTGCCCAAAAGGACAATCCAACAGTACAGGCGCTTATTAAAGAAGCCACCACCAACTCGCAGCTAGAAACACTAGCACATGAAATTACAGATGTATTAGGACCTAGACTCGTAGGAACCCCGCAAATGCAAGCTGCCAATGACTGGGCAGTGGCACAATATAAATCTTGGGGAATTGAAGCAAGAAATGAGCAGTATGGAGAATGGCGCGGCTGGGAACGTGGTATCTCACACATAGATATGCTAGAACCACGTGTACAAAGTTTGCGCGGTACACAACTCGCATGGAATCCTAGTACCTCAAAAGAAGGAGTTACTGCAGAGGTAATCACCTTACCTACTGTAAAAGATGCTAAAGATTTTGAAAAATGGCTTAAAAATGTAAAAGGAAAAATTGTACTCCTTTCTATGCCACAAATCACAGGACGACCAGATTACAACTGGGAAGAGTTTGCAACCGAAAAGTCTTTTGCCAAAATGAAAAGACAACGCGACTCGCTTTCTAACCTATGGAATGATAACATACAACGTACAGGATTTACTAACAGAGGATTGCCAGAAGCACTAGAAAATGCTGGAGCTGTGGGTATTGTAACTTCAAACTGGTCAAGAGGTTTTGGTGTGAATAAAATCTTTAGTGCACGTACGAAGAAAATCCCAACCGTAGATTTAGAACTAGAGGATTATGGAATGCTATACCGACTTGCTGAGTCTGGACATACACCAAAAATTAATATCACAGCCATTTCAAAAGAACTTGGGGCTGTACCTGCTTTCAATACCATTGCAGAAATAAAAGGAACCGAAAAACCAGAGGAATATGTAATACTTTCGGCGCATTTTGATTCTTGGGATGGTGGTACTGGAGCGACAGACAACGGTACAGGAACGCTAGTAATGATGGAGGCTATGCGTATTCTAAAGAAAATCTACCCTAACCCAAAACGTACCATCCTAGTAGGTCACTGGGGAAGTGAAGAGCAAGGTCTTAATGGATCAAGAGCTTTTGTAGAAGATCATCCAGAGATTGTTGCTAAGGTCCAAGCATCTTTTAATCAGGATAACGGTACTGGACGTGTAGTACGCCTTAATGGTGGCGGATTTTTAAGAAGCTACGACTATTTGAATAGATGGCTTAATGCAGTGCCAAACGAAATTACAGATGAGATTGAGACGACATTTCCAGGAGCTCCTGCACGTGGAGGATCTGATTATGCATCCTTTCAAGCAGCTGGTGCACCAGGATTTAGCCTAAGCAGCCTTAACTGGTCTTACTGGAACTACACATGGCACACCAACCGTGACACCTATGATAAAATTGTTTTTGACGATATACAAAACAACGTAATTCTTACAGCAATATTAACGTATATGGCTAGTGAAGATCCAGAGTTTACATCTCGTGAGCGAGCAGTATTACCTATAGATCGTCGTTCTGGAGAGCCTGGTGAATGGCCTACTACTAAATCCCCTACTCGTAAAGGAGGAATGGATTAA
- a CDS encoding MFS transporter: protein MDAKPQKYSVTYIVLLILAGEAVFILPFVLARVFRATVLDVFEINNTELGFCFSIYGLVALVSYLFGGPLADKFPPRKLMGVALVLTACGGLLYANNPSLVTLQVLYGFWGFTTIFLFWAAMIKATRVWGGEKSQGKAFGFLDGGRGLVGALFGALGVFIFSLFAPENGSELSPEQQAEAFTSVIYYSSAIVAIIGILVFFFLKSDVEAQEINKEKITLNTIKTVLKLPSVPLLMIIILCAYVGYKITDIFSLYANVVMGYNEVDAAKTGTFLLFIRPVVGVVIGFLADRSRASVYLMIGFILSVLGAILFASGVLQEGTTLLFFLSIIITAVGVYAARVLYFAVMKEGNIPLYLTGTAVGVISFIGYTPDIFAGPMIGYFLDGMPGRAGHEAVFWLLAAFSAVGLGASVLFYRFSLRNDKA, encoded by the coding sequence ATGGACGCCAAACCGCAAAAATATTCCGTCACTTATATCGTATTACTTATACTAGCGGGTGAGGCGGTTTTTATATTGCCGTTTGTGCTGGCTAGGGTATTTAGGGCGACGGTACTTGATGTATTTGAGATAAACAACACAGAACTCGGTTTTTGCTTTTCAATTTATGGTCTGGTGGCACTGGTGTCGTATCTTTTTGGTGGTCCGCTGGCAGATAAGTTTCCTCCTCGTAAGTTAATGGGTGTGGCGCTGGTGCTCACCGCCTGCGGCGGACTGCTATATGCAAATAATCCGTCACTAGTTACTTTGCAAGTACTGTATGGATTTTGGGGGTTTACGACCATTTTCTTGTTCTGGGCAGCGATGATTAAAGCAACGCGTGTTTGGGGTGGTGAGAAAAGTCAAGGGAAAGCCTTCGGCTTTCTAGATGGTGGTCGCGGCCTCGTAGGTGCGCTTTTTGGAGCGTTAGGAGTATTTATCTTTTCATTATTTGCTCCAGAAAATGGAAGCGAACTATCACCAGAACAGCAAGCGGAGGCATTCACTTCTGTAATCTATTACTCCTCTGCTATTGTAGCAATTATTGGGATTCTTGTGTTCTTCTTTCTTAAAAGTGATGTAGAAGCTCAAGAAATAAATAAGGAAAAAATCACTTTGAATACCATAAAAACGGTACTCAAACTTCCCTCTGTGCCCTTATTAATGATTATTATTTTATGTGCTTATGTGGGCTACAAAATCACCGATATCTTTTCTCTTTACGCAAATGTAGTCATGGGATACAATGAAGTGGACGCTGCCAAAACGGGAACGTTCTTACTTTTTATTCGTCCTGTAGTAGGCGTGGTAATTGGCTTTCTAGCAGATAGATCTAGAGCTTCTGTATACTTGATGATAGGTTTTATATTGTCAGTTTTGGGTGCCATATTATTTGCTTCGGGAGTGCTTCAAGAAGGAACTACGCTACTATTCTTTCTCTCTATCATTATCACAGCCGTAGGTGTGTATGCTGCGCGTGTGCTGTATTTTGCAGTCATGAAGGAAGGAAATATCCCCTTATATCTCACGGGAACTGCCGTAGGCGTTATTTCGTTTATAGGCTACACCCCAGATATTTTTGCAGGACCTATGATTGGCTACTTTTTAGATGGGATGCCTGGTCGTGCGGGTCATGAGGCTGTGTTCTGGCTACTCGCTGCGTTTTCGGCAGTTGGCTTGGGGGCTTCTGTATTGTTTTATCGATTTTCGCTTCGTAATGATAAAGCCTAG
- a CDS encoding DEAD/DEAH box helicase produces the protein MEEGIYEQIITKLVRTKIETINADVFYIKEVPVDRDEASLILSRHLFYSIKQALNLIKNSDKTNRKISIANKIIRLLRDELENVNFEDDIIENEGSILKGVFTKADNYYSDMDLKLSEITPYTRLTHSELFTGSNKGISLESEIRKEILSSDKIDLIVSFIKFSGIRILEPALKRFVSNGGQLRIITTTYMGASDYKAIKLLSNLPNTTIKISYNTGNERLHAKAYLFKRNTGFHTAYIGSSNFSRSALTNGLEWNIKITTKEVPHIIEKFEKIFDSYWENRDFEIYDDKKQQEKLIGALKEGGVPNISNSLMTYFDLKPYPFQEEILEKLEVERTVHKEHKNLVVAATGTGKTMIAAFDYKRFKITHSSSKLLFIAHRKEILHKSLQTFQAVLKDQNFGEFWGDGKVPASYNNVFASVQTVKNQLSSLDLSPDYYDYIIIDECHHSTASSYRTILEYFKPKILLGLTATPERMSGEDIKEDFGNRIAAEIRLPEALNNKLLCPFHYFGISDSIDLSGVTWEKGKYKASELTKIYTKNDIRVGEIISGLEKYTNDINEVRALCFCAGIKHAQYMAEKFTLAGLSANFITGNTDKIERIRIRRDLEMKTINYLFVVDIFNEGVDIPEIDTVLFLRPTESLTVFLQQLGRGLRLSEDKDCLTVLDFVGNAKPEYNFENKFRALIGKTNSSVIKEIEDEFPHLPLGCSIILEKIAKKTILNNIRNATRFNRNQLIEKIKTFNNKTDLKLTLANFIDFTNIPLQTIYKKGCWSRLCQIAGKIPNFPQTNEKEIISTIGKKWLSCKSSSYFNFLLSLTKKNFDIKLEEYSESEQKMLLMLHYDFWQKEAGFKNLEESVREIGANKILVKELKEVLEILIDKIDFKEYDISLPYVQPLKVHARYTRDQILAGFGSSTFEKKSSNREGTAENKKLNTEILFINLIKSEENFSPTTMYDDYAVTESLFHWQTQNSARPDIGKGLSYIQHQKNEKIILLFLREQAKDEYENTIGYVFIGRGKLKDYSGSKPMNINWELEEPLPKYIWNESAKLIV, from the coding sequence ATGGAGGAAGGTATATATGAACAGATCATCACTAAATTGGTAAGAACAAAAATAGAAACAATAAATGCGGATGTCTTTTATATTAAAGAAGTACCCGTTGATAGAGATGAAGCTTCACTGATACTTTCAAGACATCTTTTTTATTCTATTAAACAGGCGCTTAATCTAATTAAGAACTCAGATAAAACTAACAGGAAAATTAGTATAGCCAATAAAATAATTAGACTACTTCGTGATGAATTAGAAAATGTAAACTTTGAAGATGATATAATTGAGAACGAAGGCAGTATACTAAAAGGTGTATTTACCAAAGCAGATAATTATTATTCTGACATGGACTTGAAGCTTTCGGAAATAACTCCATATACGAGATTGACTCATAGTGAATTATTTACTGGGTCGAATAAGGGAATTTCACTCGAAAGTGAAATTCGTAAAGAAATTCTTTCTTCAGATAAAATTGATTTAATTGTGTCTTTTATCAAATTTTCAGGAATACGAATCCTGGAGCCGGCATTGAAAAGATTTGTTTCTAATGGAGGTCAGTTGCGCATCATTACAACAACCTATATGGGGGCTTCAGATTATAAAGCAATCAAATTATTGTCAAATTTACCTAACACTACAATCAAAATATCTTATAATACAGGAAATGAACGACTACATGCGAAAGCATACTTATTTAAAAGAAACACTGGTTTTCATACTGCTTATATAGGTTCTTCAAATTTTTCTCGTTCTGCACTAACAAATGGCTTAGAATGGAATATTAAAATAACTACTAAAGAAGTACCTCATATTATAGAAAAATTTGAAAAGATTTTTGATAGCTATTGGGAAAATAGAGACTTTGAAATTTATGATGACAAAAAGCAACAGGAAAAATTAATCGGCGCTCTTAAAGAAGGAGGAGTTCCAAATATTTCAAATAGTTTGATGACCTATTTTGATCTAAAGCCTTATCCTTTTCAGGAAGAAATTTTAGAAAAATTAGAAGTTGAGCGAACTGTACACAAAGAGCATAAAAACCTTGTTGTCGCAGCCACTGGCACAGGAAAAACAATGATTGCTGCCTTTGACTACAAAAGATTTAAAATTACTCATTCATCAAGTAAGCTTCTATTTATAGCTCATAGAAAAGAAATTCTTCATAAGTCTCTACAAACATTTCAAGCTGTCCTAAAAGATCAAAATTTTGGTGAATTTTGGGGTGATGGAAAAGTACCTGCTTCCTACAATAATGTTTTCGCTTCAGTACAAACTGTAAAAAACCAATTAAGTTCTTTAGACCTATCTCCAGATTACTACGATTACATAATTATTGACGAATGTCATCATTCTACAGCTTCTAGTTACAGAACAATTCTTGAGTATTTTAAACCTAAAATTCTTTTAGGTTTGACCGCCACACCGGAACGAATGAGCGGCGAAGATATTAAGGAAGACTTTGGGAATAGAATAGCTGCAGAAATAAGATTACCCGAAGCACTCAATAACAAACTTCTTTGTCCATTTCACTACTTTGGAATTTCTGATAGTATAGATTTATCTGGAGTTACTTGGGAAAAAGGAAAATATAAGGCATCTGAGCTAACAAAGATTTATACAAAAAATGATATTCGAGTAGGAGAAATAATAAGTGGTCTAGAAAAATATACCAATGATATAAATGAAGTGCGTGCGCTATGTTTTTGTGCAGGAATTAAACACGCTCAATATATGGCGGAGAAGTTTACACTAGCAGGTTTAAGTGCTAATTTTATAACTGGAAATACTGACAAAATAGAGAGAATCCGAATACGTAGAGACTTAGAAATGAAAACTATTAATTATCTCTTCGTAGTTGACATTTTTAACGAAGGCGTCGATATACCTGAGATTGATACGGTATTATTTTTAAGACCTACTGAAAGTTTAACAGTTTTTCTACAACAACTAGGCAGGGGATTGAGGCTTTCAGAAGATAAAGATTGTCTAACTGTTTTAGACTTTGTTGGTAATGCAAAACCTGAATATAATTTTGAAAATAAATTTAGAGCCTTGATTGGGAAAACCAATAGTTCTGTCATCAAAGAAATAGAAGATGAGTTTCCTCACTTGCCACTAGGTTGTTCTATAATTCTTGAAAAAATAGCAAAAAAAACAATATTAAATAATATCCGAAATGCGACACGATTCAACCGCAATCAACTTATAGAAAAAATAAAAACTTTCAATAATAAAACTGACCTTAAGTTAACACTTGCCAATTTCATTGACTTTACAAATATTCCTCTTCAAACCATTTATAAAAAAGGCTGTTGGTCAAGGCTATGTCAAATTGCTGGAAAAATCCCGAATTTCCCTCAAACTAATGAGAAAGAAATAATTTCTACAATTGGTAAAAAATGGCTGTCATGCAAATCATCAAGCTATTTCAATTTTCTATTGTCTTTAACTAAGAAAAATTTTGACATAAAACTTGAAGAATATTCTGAGAGTGAACAGAAAATGTTGTTAATGCTACATTATGATTTTTGGCAAAAAGAAGCAGGATTTAAAAACCTAGAGGAGAGCGTTAGAGAAATAGGAGCTAATAAAATATTAGTTAAAGAATTGAAAGAAGTTCTAGAGATTCTTATTGATAAAATAGACTTTAAAGAATATGATATTTCTCTTCCATATGTTCAACCATTGAAAGTTCATGCTCGATACACTAGAGACCAAATTTTAGCAGGATTTGGTAGTAGTACATTTGAGAAAAAATCTTCAAACAGAGAAGGAACTGCTGAAAATAAAAAATTAAACACTGAGATTCTATTTATAAATCTTATCAAATCAGAAGAGAATTTTTCGCCAACAACGATGTATGATGATTATGCAGTAACAGAGTCACTATTTCACTGGCAAACACAAAATTCTGCCCGACCAGATATTGGTAAAGGATTATCTTATATACAACATCAAAAAAATGAAAAGATTATTCTTCTATTTCTAAGAGAACAAGCCAAAGATGAATATGAGAATACAATTGGATATGTATTTATAGGACGTGGCAAACTAAAAGACTACTCAGGCTCAAAACCTATGAATATAAATTGGGAATTAGAAGAGCCTTTACCAAAATATATTTGGAACGAGTCAGCCAAATTAATTGTGTAG